From the Mycobacterium sp. DL592 genome, the window TGGCCGTGCAGCGCAGCGACGAGGGACAGGACCGCCCCGCTGGCGTCGGCCACCGAATGCGAGAAGATCAGCGTCACCGCGCCACCGCCGTCGGTGAACTCCACGACCGCCAGCCGCCAGGCAGGGCCGTGTTCGGGGTCGATGGGGATGAAGATCTGTTCGTCGAGCCAGGCCAGCAGCTCCTCGCGCGGTCTGGGGGCGGGCGCGACGTCGAGGTCGGCCTGATGTGGTGCGGCGACCCAGCGGTGGCGCCCGAACGGCAGGGGTGAGCGTTCGATCAGCCGACCCAGCAGTGTGTAGCCGAGATTGGCGTGCAGGCGGCGCACCGCCTCGATGTCGATCGGGTGGTCGTAGATCCAGGCGATCTGTTCCTGTGGGCTGTGCCCGAGGGCACGCAGGCCCAGGAAAGACGCCTGATCGATATAGGCCAGCTGGTTGTCCACCGGATCATGCTAGACGGCGGTCGCACCGGCCCCCGGTTAGTCAGTGCCGCTTCGTCGCCGCAGCGACACACCCACTTCCTCGGGTGGTACCCGATGCCCTTCGGCGCAGCGGATCTCGACGGTCGCCTCGGCGTCGCAGCCGCGGTGAGTCAACCGGAGCCGGGTGTCCTCGGCGAGGTGGCGCCTGCCCCACTCGAACATCCCCCACACCACGGGCATCAGGTCGGTGCCGGCTTCGGTGAGGACGTACTCGTCGCGAACCCGCTGGCCCGGCTCGCGGTATGGCTGCCGGGTCAGCAGGCCGGCGTCGACGAGCTCGGTCAGCCGCGCGGAGGTGGCGGCCTTGGTGATACCGACCCGGCGTGCGAAGTCGTCGAACCTGGTCGTGCCGTAGTAGGCCTCGCGCAGGATCAACATCGCCGACTTGGTGCCGACCACGGCCATGGTCTTCTCGATCGGGCACTTCCCCACCGCTGACCAGCTGTTCCGGTCGGTCAGGGGCCCTTGTAGGACTGTCACCGACGTCACCTCCCTCTGGGTTGTTTGAAGTATACCCAGGTGGTATAGCTGAGTATATAAAACAATACTCAGAGTGGAGTTTCAGGAGGACGTCATGACCGGAATCTCAGAGCGCGACGCGGTGATCGTGGCAGCGGTGCGCACACCGGTGGGCAAGGGCAAGCCCGACGGTGCACTGCACGGTGTGCTGCCCGCCGACCTGCTGGCGCACAGCCTCACGGAGCTGGTGTCGCGCAGCGGCGTCGACCCGGCCGAGATCGACGACGTGATCGCCGGTGCGGTCACCCAGGTGGGCGACCAGGCGGTGAACATCGCCCGCAATGCGCTGCTCGGCGCCGGGTTCCCGGAGTCGGTGCCGGGCACGACCGTCGACCGCCAGTGCGGCAGCAGCCAGCAGGCGATCAGCTTCGCCGCCCAGGGTGTGATCGCCGGCGCCTACGACATCGTCATCGCCGCGGGCGTGGAGTCGATGAGCCGGGTGCCGATGGGAACCTCGGTACTGCCCGGCAGCGATCCGTTCGGTGTCGCGTTCGCGCAGCGGTACTCCGAAGGTCTTGTGCCCCAGGGCATCAGTGCCGAGTTGATCGCCGCGCGCTGGAACCTCTCGCGTACCGAGCTCGACGAGTTCTCGGCGGCCAGCCACGAGAAGGCCGCCCGCGCCACCAAGGACGGGTTGTTCGACAACGAGCTGGCACCGATCGCGGGGCTACACACCGACGAGATCATCCGCCCCGGGACGACCGTCGACACCCTGGCCGGTCTCAAGCCGGCGTTCTACAACGAGGCTGTTGCCCAACGGTTTCCGCAGATCAGCTGGAACATCACCCCGGGCAACTCCTCTCCCCTGTCCGACGGCAGTGCCGCGGTGCTCATCACCACCAGTGAGGTGGCGCGCAAACACGGCTGGAAGCCGTTGGCGCGGATCCACACCACCACGGTCGTGGGTTCCGATCCGCTGTACATGCTGACCGGGGTGATCCCCGCGACCGAGAAGGTGCTTGCGCGCGCCGGGCTGACGATCGCCGACATCGACCTGTTCGAAGTCAACGAGGCGTTCGCCCCGGTGGTGCTGGCATGGGCCAAGGAGATCGGCGGAGGACCTGACGCCGATATCCTTTCTAAGACCAACGTCAACGGCGGCGCCATCGCCATCGGGCACCCCTTGGGGGCCAGCGGTGCCCGCATCACGACGACGTTGGTCAACGCGTTGGAACAGCGCGGCGGACGCTACGGCCTGCAGACGATGTGCGAGGGTGGCGGCATGGCCAACGCCACCATCATCGAGCGACTCTGAGCCCATGCCGACCGAGATCGGGTTCCATGGCGTACGGGTCCGCCACGACAGCGCCAAGAGTTACGACGAACTGCTGGGCGCGCTGCTCGCCGACATCGGCGAGCAGCGCGCCCCCATCGAGGAGATCACGGCGGCCAGCCCCGACTGGGCGTCATACCGGGATGCGATCGAGGCACATTTGGGCCCAAGCGGATTCATGTTGTTCGGATTGCTCGACCATGGCGGGTGGATCCCCAAGGCAGGCATCGAGCGCAAGGCGATGCGGGTCATCCTCGGCAACCCGCTCATCGCGATCACGATGCTGCGCCACGACCTGACGGCCGGCTTGTTCGCCCCCGTCGAGGTTTTGCTCCTCGATGAGGACGGCGGGGGCAGCAGCCTGACCTACGTCAAACCCTCATCGCTGATGGTGGTGACACCCAACCAGGAATTACTCAGTGCTGCAATCGAACTCGATGACAAGCTGGCCGCACTCGCCACCAGGGTAACCGGCTAGCGCCTGCGTCACCCGCCCATCATCGAGCGCACGGTCGGCCCGGCGGTCCAGCCGCCGTCGACGGCGATCTCCGATCCTGTCGTGTAGGCGGCGTCGTCGGAGAGCAAGTACCCGACCGCCCCGGCGACTTCCTCGGGGGCGCCGATGCGTTCCATTGGTGCCCCGGGGAAGTTGCCCTCCCCCAACTGGATTCCGATGCCTGAGGTCATCGGTGTGTACACCATGCCGGGGTGCACCGAGTTCACCCTGATCCGGTCGGCGCCCAGTTCGACAGCGGCGACCTTGGTCAGGCCCCGCACGCCCCATTTCGACGCGCCGTACCCGGCGGTCAGGGGCAGTCCCATCAGTCCCGCGGCCGACGAGATGTTCACAATCGAGCCACCACCGGCAGCCCGCATCGGCGCGATGACGGACTGGATTCCATTGAAAACACCGGTGAGGTTGACCTCCAGGACCGACCGGAAGTGGTCGACGGGTTCGTGCTCGATGAACTGCCCCGTCGACACCCCGGCATTGTTGACCAACCCGGTCAGCGACCCGAACTCGGCGACCGCGAAATCCACCACGACGCTCCAGCGTTCGCGGTCGGTGACGTCGAGTGCGACGTAGCGCGCGGCGGGCCCGAGTTCGGCCGCAGCAGCTGCACCCTCGTCGTCGAGCACGTCGGCGATCACCACCTGCCCGCCGCGATCGACCACCATCCGCGCGAACGCCGCGCCCATGCCCCTGGCACCACCGGTGACCAGAACGACCTTGCCCCGCAGTGAATCGGCCATGTCAGGACAACCTTCCTCTCCTTGGGCTTAGCGATGAACGCATTCTTACCGACCGAGCTACCGTTCAGGCCGTCTTCTGGGTCAGGCCCGCGTCGACGACGGCGCCTTGAGAAGGTCGAATCCTTTGTAGCCGGCCGCGGCCACTTCGCTGCAGATGTCGAGGTACGTCCCGAAGCCGCCGATGAACAGCATGAATTGCCGAGGCTTACCGGGCACGTTCGCGCCCACGTACCAGGAATTCGCCTTGGTGAACAGCGTCGCCTCAGCGCGCTGCGCGCAGTCCGCCATCCAGTTCTCCACGGCGCCGGCGCTCGGCTCGATCCCGCTGTAGCCGTGAGTGTCGAGGTATCCGATGACATCGGCGATCCAGTTCACGTGAGCCTCGGCATGGAGCACCATATTGGCCAACACTGCCGGTGCACCTGGCCCGGACACCAGAAACAGATTGGGAAAACCATCGGTTCCCAATCCCAGATACGTGCGCGGTCCACTGGACCAGTCGTCGATTAACCGCTGGCCATTGCGGCCGACGATGTCGATCTTGGCCAGCGCGCCCGTCATGGCATCGAAGCCGGTGGCCAGCACCAGCACGTCGATCGCGAAGTGCGCTTCTGTGGTGGCGATCCCCGTCTCATCGATCGCTTCGATCGGGGTGTTTCGGACACTGACGAGCCGGACGTTGGGCCGGTTGAACGTCTGGAAGTAGTTGGAATCGGTGCAGATTCGTTTGGTGCCGATCGGATGGTCGGTCGGGATCAGCAAGTCCGCGAGTTCTGGATCGTCGATCACGGATCGGATCTTCTCTTCGTAGAATCTGCGCGCCTCGTCGTTGGCTTCCAGGGACACCATCTGATCGGCGAAGGTCTTCGAGAACAGCACGCCGCCGAGCTCCCAACGCTTTTGGAACGCTGCCCTGCGTTCCTCGGGCGTGGCCTCCATCGTCAGCTTCGGATGGGCGGCATGCGGTGAGCCACCGCCACTGCGCCACGACAGCCGCCGCCGCTCGGCGTAGTTGGCCTTGATGTCGGCTATCTCTTCTGCCGTTAAGGGCCGGTTGCCCGCCGGCACGCTGTAGTTCGGCGTGCGTTGGAACACGTACAGCTGTTGCGCTTGGTCAGCGATGATCGGAATGGATTGGACGCCTGAGGATCCGGTGCCGATGATGGCGACGCGTTTGCCGGTGAAGTCGACGCCCTCGTGCGGCCAGTGCGCAGTGTGGTAGACCTCGCCCCGGAAGGTTTCCAGGCCGGTGATGTCCGGGGTGAGGGCTGCTGAGAGTGGGCCGGTGGCCATCACGACGAAGCGTGCCTCGACACTCTCGCCGGCGTCGGTGCGCACCGTCCACCGCAACGTCTGCTCGTCAAGCACCGCACCCGTCACCCGGGTGCCGAAGGTGATGTCGCGCCGCAGATCGAGCTTGTCGGCGACCCAGTTGATGTAGGCCAAGATCTCGGTTTGGGTGGCGTACTTCTCCGTCCAGGTCCACTCCTGTTGCAACTCGTCGGAGAACGAGTAGCAGTAGTCCACGCTTTCCACATCACAGCGCGCACCCGGGTAACGGTTGTAGTACCAGGTGCCTCCCACGTCGGGTGCGGCTTCGAACACCCGCACCGACAGTCCCTGCGAGCGGAACTTGTGCAGGGCATAGAGGCCGCCAAACCCGGCCCCCACCACGACGACGTCAACATGGGACTTCGATCCACTGCTCACGCGCCGAACGGTAGGTGGCCCCGGCCCTCCCGTTGCGGGTGCCTCCCGGTCACCGGACGCCCAGACCCCACGTCCCGGCCATCGGCCGATCGGATTGGCGGCGAACACCCGGCGGGCCAGAATCGGCGCCCATGTCCGACGTCGATAACAGCAACGGGAAGGTCACCTTAGGGCGCGGCGTGCGGGTGACGGTGTGTGATGTCATCGCGGAGAGCGCCGACGCCTGCTCGCTGGTGTTCGCCGTCCCCGACGATCAACGGGATCGGTTCGCGTATCGGCCCGGGCAGTTCTTGACCCTTCGAGTACCCAGCGATCTGACCGGTTCGGTTGCTCGCTGCTATTCGCTCGCCAGCTCACCGCACACCGATTCGAAACCGAAGGTGACGGTCAAACGGACCGCTGACGGCTATGCGTCGAACTGGCTGTGCGACAACGCAATTCCAGGCACCTCCATCGAAGTGCTGCCACCGTCGGGAGCCTTCACCCCGGCTGACCTGGATGCGGATTTCCTGCTGTGGGCCGCTGGCAGTGGCATCACGCCGGTGATGTCGATCCTGAAATCGGTCTTGGCGGCAGGTTCGGGCCGAGCCGTGCTGTGCTACGCCAACCGCGATGAGCGCTCGGTCATCTTCGCCGCCGAGTTACGCGAGCTGGCCGCGCGCTACGCCGGGCGGTTGACGGTGCTGCACTGGCTGGAGTCCGTACAAGGCCTTCCCACCCGCGCACAGCTGAGTGGGTTCACCCGTGCCGTTGTCGCCGGTTCGGCGGCGCTCGAATCCTTCATCTGTGGACCCGCGCCATTCATGACGGTGATCAGGGAGGCACTAACCGATGCGGGTGTGCCCCGAGAGCGGGTCCATGTCGAAGTGTTCCGCTCGCTGGCCGGCGATCCGTTCACCGACAGTGCCAGCCCACTGGTCACTGATCCAGGCGGAAGCGATGCTGCCAGCGTCCGGCTCGACGTGGACGGAGCGAGCCACCATCTGCGTTGGCCCCGGCATACGACGCTGGTCGACACCATGATCGCCGCCGGGATCGACGTGCCGTACTCGTGCAAGGAGGGTCGGTGCGGGTCGTGCGCTGCGACCGTGGTGCATGGCGAGGTGGACATGGCCAGTTGCGGGATTCTCGAGCCGGAAGACCTCGCTGACGGGCTGATCTTGGGCTGCCAGGCCAGGCCGGTCTCCGACGACCTCCACATCGAATTCTGAAATCAGTGCCCCACCAGATTCTTCCGCGGAGCCGGCGCCAATTCTCACCCGGCGTTTCGTGTGACAGCGCCCACAACGCTGTGCTAGAACTATATGACTAATAGTCATATAGCGGGCTGGCATGCCGCTGGAACTAGGAGGGCCTCATGACAACGGCTGTCGAGAAGGCCGGCGAGACGCCGAGCGCCGTCATCGACCGGATTTCGCTGGTTCTGGACTCCTTCGACGGGCCGGGGCGGCTGACACTGGCACAGGTCGTACGTCGCACCGGGCTGCCGCGGTCGTCGGCGCACCGCATGCTCGAACGCATGGTCGCGCTGCGCTGGCTGCGCCGCGACGGCCGCGACTACGAGTTGGGGATGCGCCTGGTCGAGCTGGGATCGTTGGCGCTGCACCAGGACCGCATTCACCGAGCCGCCATCCCGTTGTTGCGAGATCTGCACCGAGCCACAGGACTGGTCGTCCACCTGGCCGTCCTGGATGGCTCCGACGTGGTGTATCTGGAGAAGATCGGCGATCACATGGCAGCGGCGATCCCCACCCGCGTCGGTGGGCGTCAACCGGCGCACTGTACGGCGGTCGGCAAAGCAATCCTCGCCGACAACGACATCACCGAGGTCGACCTGTCCGATCGCCGGACACGCTTCTCGATCGCCACGACTCCACAGTTGGTCGCCGAGTTGGAAAGGGTGCGCGCCCACGGGGCGGCTTTCGAGCGTGAAGAATCGATTCCCGGCTTCGGTTGCGTTGCTGCGCCCATCGGCCCGGCCGGGCGGGCGGTGGCCGCGGTGTCGGTCTGTGGCCCGATGAGCCGGATGACATTCGACGGCCGGCTGGTGGCGCCGGTGCGAATGACGGCGATGGGTATCTGGCGCAGCGCTCATGACGGTCCCGGCTGTGTCGCTCCGACACTGCAGCCGCTGCGCCCGCTGCGTCCGGGGCCGCGCCCCGTCACGCCGCGGGATTCGGCAGCGCTACAACCGGCGTGACGCTCGATCCTCAGATCGCCGCCCTGGTCGAGACCCTCGACGCGGGATTCCCGCCGGTGCACACGATGACCGGCGCCCAGGCCCGCGCGGCGATCCGCAGCCGCTTTGTCCCCAACCCCGACCCCGAACCCGTCTTCCAGGTCACCGGCCACCAGGTCGACGTACCGGGTGGCCGCGTCGGGGTCCGGGTATACCGGCCCGCCTCCAGCGATTCCTTGCCGATACTCGTCTACGCCCACGGCGGCGGGTTCGTGTTCTGCGACCTCGACAGCCA encodes:
- a CDS encoding ferredoxin--NADP reductase, producing the protein MSDVDNSNGKVTLGRGVRVTVCDVIAESADACSLVFAVPDDQRDRFAYRPGQFLTLRVPSDLTGSVARCYSLASSPHTDSKPKVTVKRTADGYASNWLCDNAIPGTSIEVLPPSGAFTPADLDADFLLWAAGSGITPVMSILKSVLAAGSGRAVLCYANRDERSVIFAAELRELAARYAGRLTVLHWLESVQGLPTRAQLSGFTRAVVAGSAALESFICGPAPFMTVIREALTDAGVPRERVHVEVFRSLAGDPFTDSASPLVTDPGGSDAASVRLDVDGASHHLRWPRHTTLVDTMIAAGIDVPYSCKEGRCGSCAATVVHGEVDMASCGILEPEDLADGLILGCQARPVSDDLHIEF
- a CDS encoding helix-turn-helix domain-containing protein, giving the protein MTVLQGPLTDRNSWSAVGKCPIEKTMAVVGTKSAMLILREAYYGTTRFDDFARRVGITKAATSARLTELVDAGLLTRQPYREPGQRVRDEYVLTEAGTDLMPVVWGMFEWGRRHLAEDTRLRLTHRGCDAEATVEIRCAEGHRVPPEEVGVSLRRRSGTD
- a CDS encoding SDR family oxidoreductase gives rise to the protein MADSLRGKVVLVTGGARGMGAAFARMVVDRGGQVVIADVLDDEGAAAAAELGPAARYVALDVTDRERWSVVVDFAVAEFGSLTGLVNNAGVSTGQFIEHEPVDHFRSVLEVNLTGVFNGIQSVIAPMRAAGGGSIVNISSAAGLMGLPLTAGYGASKWGVRGLTKVAAVELGADRIRVNSVHPGMVYTPMTSGIGIQLGEGNFPGAPMERIGAPEEVAGAVGYLLSDDAAYTTGSEIAVDGGWTAGPTVRSMMGG
- a CDS encoding DUF302 domain-containing protein — its product is MPTEIGFHGVRVRHDSAKSYDELLGALLADIGEQRAPIEEITAASPDWASYRDAIEAHLGPSGFMLFGLLDHGGWIPKAGIERKAMRVILGNPLIAITMLRHDLTAGLFAPVEVLLLDEDGGGSSLTYVKPSSLMVVTPNQELLSAAIELDDKLAALATRVTG
- a CDS encoding NAD(P)/FAD-dependent oxidoreductase — translated: MSSGSKSHVDVVVVGAGFGGLYALHKFRSQGLSVRVFEAAPDVGGTWYYNRYPGARCDVESVDYCYSFSDELQQEWTWTEKYATQTEILAYINWVADKLDLRRDITFGTRVTGAVLDEQTLRWTVRTDAGESVEARFVVMATGPLSAALTPDITGLETFRGEVYHTAHWPHEGVDFTGKRVAIIGTGSSGVQSIPIIADQAQQLYVFQRTPNYSVPAGNRPLTAEEIADIKANYAERRRLSWRSGGGSPHAAHPKLTMEATPEERRAAFQKRWELGGVLFSKTFADQMVSLEANDEARRFYEEKIRSVIDDPELADLLIPTDHPIGTKRICTDSNYFQTFNRPNVRLVSVRNTPIEAIDETGIATTEAHFAIDVLVLATGFDAMTGALAKIDIVGRNGQRLIDDWSSGPRTYLGLGTDGFPNLFLVSGPGAPAVLANMVLHAEAHVNWIADVIGYLDTHGYSGIEPSAGAVENWMADCAQRAEATLFTKANSWYVGANVPGKPRQFMLFIGGFGTYLDICSEVAAAGYKGFDLLKAPSSTRA
- a CDS encoding IclR family transcriptional regulator, with the translated sequence MTTAVEKAGETPSAVIDRISLVLDSFDGPGRLTLAQVVRRTGLPRSSAHRMLERMVALRWLRRDGRDYELGMRLVELGSLALHQDRIHRAAIPLLRDLHRATGLVVHLAVLDGSDVVYLEKIGDHMAAAIPTRVGGRQPAHCTAVGKAILADNDITEVDLSDRRTRFSIATTPQLVAELERVRAHGAAFEREESIPGFGCVAAPIGPAGRAVAAVSVCGPMSRMTFDGRLVAPVRMTAMGIWRSAHDGPGCVAPTLQPLRPLRPGPRPVTPRDSAALQPA
- a CDS encoding thiolase family protein — translated: MTGISERDAVIVAAVRTPVGKGKPDGALHGVLPADLLAHSLTELVSRSGVDPAEIDDVIAGAVTQVGDQAVNIARNALLGAGFPESVPGTTVDRQCGSSQQAISFAAQGVIAGAYDIVIAAGVESMSRVPMGTSVLPGSDPFGVAFAQRYSEGLVPQGISAELIAARWNLSRTELDEFSAASHEKAARATKDGLFDNELAPIAGLHTDEIIRPGTTVDTLAGLKPAFYNEAVAQRFPQISWNITPGNSSPLSDGSAAVLITTSEVARKHGWKPLARIHTTTVVGSDPLYMLTGVIPATEKVLARAGLTIADIDLFEVNEAFAPVVLAWAKEIGGGPDADILSKTNVNGGAIAIGHPLGASGARITTTLVNALEQRGGRYGLQTMCEGGGMANATIIERL